From the genome of Rhizobium sp. NXC24, one region includes:
- a CDS encoding carnitinyl-CoA dehydratase encodes MHSPIGTRRDNGILEVIIDRPKANAIDLGTSREMGLIFRDFRDDPDLRVAIISGAGEKFFSAGWDLKAAAAGDAVDGDYGVGGFGGLQELRDLNKPVICAVNGICCGGGLEIALSTDLIIAAEHATFALPEIRSGTVADAASIKLPKRIPYHIAMDMLLTGRWLDVAEAHRWGFVNEIVAADRLMSRAWELARLLEGGPPLVYAAIKEIVREAEGTTFQTAMNKITKRQFATVDALYSSEDQLEGARAFAEKRSPIWKGK; translated from the coding sequence TTGCACAGCCCCATTGGCACAAGGCGCGACAACGGTATCTTGGAGGTCATCATCGACCGGCCGAAGGCGAACGCCATCGACCTTGGGACAAGCCGCGAGATGGGGCTGATCTTCCGCGATTTCCGTGACGACCCCGATCTGCGCGTGGCGATCATTTCCGGTGCCGGCGAGAAGTTCTTTTCGGCCGGCTGGGATTTGAAGGCGGCTGCCGCCGGCGATGCGGTCGACGGCGACTATGGCGTCGGCGGTTTCGGGGGTCTGCAGGAGCTTCGCGATCTCAACAAGCCGGTGATTTGCGCCGTCAATGGCATCTGTTGCGGCGGCGGCCTGGAGATTGCCCTTTCCACCGATCTGATCATCGCCGCCGAACACGCGACCTTCGCCCTTCCGGAAATCCGCTCGGGGACCGTCGCAGATGCTGCATCGATCAAATTACCGAAGCGCATTCCCTATCATATCGCCATGGACATGCTCCTGACCGGCCGCTGGCTTGACGTTGCCGAGGCTCATCGTTGGGGCTTCGTCAATGAGATCGTCGCTGCGGACCGATTGATGAGCCGAGCCTGGGAACTTGCCCGGCTTCTCGAAGGCGGCCCGCCGCTCGTCTACGCAGCCATCAAGGAAATTGTCCGCGAAGCGGAGGGAACGACGTTTCAGACTGCCATGAACAAGATCACCAAACGGCAATTTGCGACCGTCGATGCCCTCTATTCGAGCGAGGATCAGTTGGAAGGCGCAAGGGCATTCGCGGAGAAGCGAAGCCCAATCTGGAAAGGAAAGTGA